The following DNA comes from Ornithobacterium rhinotracheale DSM 15997.
ACCTCAAATTTCAACATTAGAGTAGAAATGCTCGGCAATATTGGGGATTTATATAAATTGCTATTTTAAAGCATTTTTTTAAAAGTATAAAAAACGCAAGAATTCATATTTCTTGCGTTTTTTTGTGATTTTAAGCCTCGGGTAAAAAGAAAACGGTGAGGCTTCGTGCTCCTTGTGCTCCGTGTACCAAGGTTGCCTCAATGTCGGCGGTAGCAGAAGGCCCCATCATAAAGTTTCCGTATTTAATGCCCATTAAATCCAGTTTATGGTAGGCAGTGTGCATGTTTTCTGTGAGCTTGTTTGGATCGAGCAAGATGATTAAATGCTGAGATAAAAATCCAATGGCATTCACTTTTAAATCTTTCTCCGTGAGCCAAACCATACCCATTTCTGCCACGCCAAACTCAGCTCGAATAATGCCTAAATCTACATCGGCTAAATCTTGCGGGTGGTCGATACTGCCCACGGGCTTATTGCCCTGCCATTCATCGGTCACCGAGCAAATTACTTTTGCGTCTGGAAATTCTTTTTTCACGATTTCTTGTGCCTCTTCTATCGAATTGACTTCGTGCCATTTTCCCGCAGCGATTTCTAGATTCTTTTTAAAATTTGCAAGCAAGTCTACACCTTCTTTTTCAAAAGTAGGAATTTCAGGATGCGCTACTTTCTCTCTTTTAGGGAGATTTTGTCTTATGTCGTTTAATATTTTTTCTTTGGTTGTCATGGTGGTGATATATGTTTAAATTGAAATATTTAATTAATTCAGAAAATTAATATTTATTAAATAAAAAATAGGTCTATTATAATTTATAATTACTTCTCTTTTCTATTTTTCAAATACCAATCTCTAAAGGTTTCTTTCTTCACTTTAGGCATATCGTGAAATTGTCCATAGCCGTTGGCTTTCAAATAGATCAAAGCGTTTGGCGTAAATTTTTCGCCATAATGTCCCATTTTTTCTGCCATTCTAAATAGAGTAGGGCTGCCCAAAATTTCATCTGCGGCTTCGAACATTTTTCTGCGAATAAAAGGCGTTTGTTTGTGCTCCATCATGATTTCGCGCCATTTCATAATTTGGTCGGAGATATTGATATGCACAGGGCAAACTTCGGTACAAGAGCCACAAAGCGATGAGTGGAAAGGCAATTCAGAATATTTAGCTTCGTCATAGCTCGGGTCGAGGATAATACCTATCGGTCCCGAGTAAGTGGCTCCATAAGATAGCCCACCACTTCGGCGATATACAGGGCAAGTGTTCATGCAAGCACCACAGCGAATGCATTTTAATGCCTCCCAGAAGTCATCGTTTCCTAATCTTTTTGAACGCCCGTTATCTACCAGCACGATGTGCATTTCGGCACCATCTCTCGGGGCTGAAAAATGCGAAGTGTATTGCGTGGCGGGTGTTCCCAAGGCACTGCGAGAGAGCAAACGAATGAATACGCCCATGTCTTCTACGCGAGGAATGATTTTCTCTATCCCAATACTTGCGATGTGCAAATTCGGCAAACTAGCGGTGAGGTCTGCGTTTCCTTCGTTGGTGCAGACCACAAAAGTTCCCGTTTCGGCAATGGCAAAATTGGCACCCGTCATTCCGACATCGGCTTTTAAAAATTTAGGTCGTGCATTTTGGCGCATTGCCTCGGTGAGTTTCACAGCGTCATTGTTATTGGGATCCGTTCCTATGGTTTTGGCAAAAAGTTTAGACACATCTTCCACCGTTTTGTGTACAGCAGGTACCACGATATGGCTTGGTCGCTCGTGCGAAAGTTGCTGAATTCGTTCGCCAAGGTCGGACTCTACGACTTCTATGCCGTGTTGTTCCAGAAAAGGCGTCATACCACATTCTTCCTGCAACATCGATTTACTTTTAATCAATCGCGAACGATTATTTTTTTGAATAATATCTAAAACGATTTGGTTATGCTCTTCGCCATCTTTAGCCCAATGAACAATAATACCTTTTTTCTCGGCATTTTCTGCAAATTGTAGCACATACTGGTCGAGATGAGAAAGCGTGTGCTCTTTGATTTGCGAAGCCAAATCTCGTAATTGTTCCCATTCAGGGATTTCGCTTGCCACTTTGTCGCGTTTCATGCGAGATGCCCAGAGTACACGGTCGTGCATAGGCTCGTGAATATTATCTTGATTGATGAATTCGGCGGAATTCTTTACAATATCTACTTTTTCTTGGCTCATAATTTCTAATTTTTTTAAAAAGGACCTTCGTTTAAAACTTGAGCGATGTGTATAAACTTTAATTCAGATTTTTCTCGACTCGCAATACCACTCTGGTGCATCATGCAAGACATATCGGGAGATACCACATATTCCACATTGTGGCGAGTGTAATCTGCAATTTTGTCGCTCCCCATTTTGGCAGAAACAGTGGGATCTGTCGCACAGAAAGTCCCCCCGAAGCCACAACATTCATCGGGGCGATCGATATGAATAATATTAATGTCTTTTACGCCAGAAAGTAAAGTTTCTGTTTTGTTGAAACGAGGCTCTTGCCATTCAGAGCGAGAGGTCAAATGCAGCCCACGAATGGCACTGCACGAATTGTGAATTGCAATCGTATGCGGGAACGAAACCGAAGAAAAATCTTTAATCCCCAATACATCGTGAATGAATTCCACCAATTCGTAGGTGTTTTGTCTGATTTTCTTTACCTCGGGCGTTTGCTCCACCGAATGCATATGCTCCCGCACATGTTTCACGCAGCTCCCCGCAGGGCACACAATCGTGTCGTAGCCTGCAAAGTTTTTACAGAAATTTTCTTCCGTTTTTTTGGCACTTTCGCCCTCGTTGCCCATGGGTTGTCCACAGCAAGTTTGGTTGAGCGGGTATTCTACTTCTACACCTAGTTTTTCTAAAAGCTCAAGCGTTGCGATGCCCACTTCGGGGTACACCGCATCTATATAGCAAGGTATGAATAA
Coding sequences within:
- a CDS encoding (Fe-S)-binding protein, giving the protein MKVALFIPCYIDAVYPEVGIATLELLEKLGVEVEYPLNQTCCGQPMGNEGESAKKTEENFCKNFAGYDTIVCPAGSCVKHVREHMHSVEQTPEVKKIRQNTYELVEFIHDVLGIKDFSSVSFPHTIAIHNSCSAIRGLHLTSRSEWQEPRFNKTETLLSGVKDINIIHIDRPDECCGFGGTFCATDPTVSAKMGSDKIADYTRHNVEYVVSPDMSCMMHQSGIASREKSELKFIHIAQVLNEGPF
- a CDS encoding lactate utilization protein B, which produces MSQEKVDIVKNSAEFINQDNIHEPMHDRVLWASRMKRDKVASEIPEWEQLRDLASQIKEHTLSHLDQYVLQFAENAEKKGIIVHWAKDGEEHNQIVLDIIQKNNRSRLIKSKSMLQEECGMTPFLEQHGIEVVESDLGERIQQLSHERPSHIVVPAVHKTVEDVSKLFAKTIGTDPNNNDAVKLTEAMRQNARPKFLKADVGMTGANFAIAETGTFVVCTNEGNADLTASLPNLHIASIGIEKIIPRVEDMGVFIRLLSRSALGTPATQYTSHFSAPRDGAEMHIVLVDNGRSKRLGNDDFWEALKCIRCGACMNTCPVYRRSGGLSYGATYSGPIGIILDPSYDEAKYSELPFHSSLCGSCTEVCPVHINISDQIMKWREIMMEHKQTPFIRRKMFEAADEILGSPTLFRMAEKMGHYGEKFTPNALIYLKANGYGQFHDMPKVKKETFRDWYLKNRKEK
- a CDS encoding LutC/YkgG family protein, coding for MTTKEKILNDIRQNLPKREKVAHPEIPTFEKEGVDLLANFKKNLEIAAGKWHEVNSIEEAQEIVKKEFPDAKVICSVTDEWQGNKPVGSIDHPQDLADVDLGIIRAEFGVAEMGMVWLTEKDLKVNAIGFLSQHLIILLDPNKLTENMHTAYHKLDLMGIKYGNFMMGPSATADIEATLVHGAQGARSLTVFFLPEA